The genomic stretch AAGTCAAAACTTGGATTTAAAGTGCGAAGTATTTTCTCCATGACTTTCacatcatcaacatcttcaccatttcttttaagTTGATTGACTACGGCCAATACTCGAGAAAAATAATCAGAAATTGACTCAGACTCCTCCATAAACAAACGTTCAAAATCACCTCTAAGAGTTTGAACACGAATCTTTTTTACCTGCTCAACTCCTTTGTTGCAAGTTTGAAGCTTGTCCCATGCTTCTTTGGCCGTCGTTGCGTTGGATATCTTCTCAAAAGTATCTTCATCCACCGATTGATAAATGAGAAAGAGAGCtttcttgtctctctttcttgacTCCTTCAATGTATCTTTCGCACTTTGGCTTAACGAGGCTTCATCTTGCTCCTTGAAGCCTTTCTCAACGACATCCCACACATCTTGAGATCCTAGTAGCGCCTTCATCTTGATACTCCAATTATCATAGTTGTTCTTTGTGAGCATCGGAATTTGAAAAGGGAAACCTCCATTCGCCATCTTTTGAGGACCTtgaagctctgataccactttgtTGGAACTAAGGTTGTTTTTATGTGTAGGAcaagtgtttagaaatattggaggcTTGAATAAAAACTTGATAGGTAGGAGAATTCTTTATGGAAGAGAGAACTTTGTATTTTGCTTGATTCAAATGTGTAGgattacatctctatttatagtacTCTAAGGAGAACTCTAGACTCACTAATTCTAGAGAGTTCTCTATCCTAGAAATTCaaagagtattctagagaatATTACAATATTAAGAAATATCTAGACTCTCCAAATAATACAAAAATTCTCTAGAAACTTTATCCAAAATTACTTAAGCCCAAAATAACTAAGTCCAAGAATACAcccaaatcaagtttatatttcaACAATGCTAAGAAACTAAAGGAACCAAACAAGACATAGTCACGTCAGCATAactggtttgattccttattgCGTGACCTATAGTTGTAACGTCAAATATTCTTCCAGATTTTGTTCCTAGAAAACTATCATTTTGTGTTGGACTACAACTCAATTTTCGTCATCAGTCATCACTTTACTCATTAGGTTTTTCATGAAGAAATTGAATATACATTAATATTGACGGGAGTGTTTGGATACACATTGAAAATAAGTAATTTGATAAGTATGTATGTTGTAATTAATTTATGTTTACCAGAAGCAATGAAAAATGTTATGGCAACAAACTTATTAGCTTCCAGAATGATCTCCTCCTCAGCCATTGTTCCAAGCTTCCTACAAACTCCTGCCCAAAGACTGTAATTCTTTGaactttgttttttattattcaccCTCTCTTTTTTACAGTGCTTATAATTCTTTTAATTTGTGTTTTTCGTTATAATTTAGAATTGTTCTCTTAATTATTCCAGGAATGGTTATGAAGTAGAACCTTACAATGAAAATCAAGGTAATAAATCGATTGTAATTCGTAACGGATATGAACAGAAGAAGCACACTTACATCATCTTCGATGGTATTCTCAGCACT from Vicia villosa cultivar HV-30 ecotype Madison, WI linkage group LG4, Vvil1.0, whole genome shotgun sequence encodes the following:
- the LOC131599904 gene encoding uncharacterized protein LOC131599904, which encodes MYVVINLCLPEAMKNVMATNLLASRMISSSAIVPSFLQTPAQRLNGYEVEPYNENQGNKSIVIRNGYEQKKHTYIIFDGILSTVQANKRDQQGFKEITARGKKGIEKEGDDLSLELTLT